In a genomic window of Zingiber officinale cultivar Zhangliang chromosome 9B, Zo_v1.1, whole genome shotgun sequence:
- the LOC122022386 gene encoding 1-aminocyclopropane-1-carboxylate oxidase-like, producing MIPVIDFSKLQGDERALTLAQIANGCEEWGFFQLVNHGISEELLERVKKVCSECYQLREGRFNESTPVRSLNELVDRESQGEAVKKLKDVDWEDVFVLQDDNAWPSNPHDFKETMEEYREELRKLAEKVMELMDQNLGLEKGYIKKAFTGDGQQEAFFGTKVSHYPPCPRPDLVDGLRAHTDAGGVILLFQDDQVGGLQILKDGEWVEVQPMKNSIVINTGDQIEVVSNGRYKSTWHRVLATRDGNRRSIASFYNPSLKATIAPAAAPAASSYPKFMFGNYMDVYVKQKFEAKEPRFEAVAAM from the exons ATGATCCCAGTCATTGATTTCTCAAAGCTGCAGGGTGATGAGAGGGCCCTGACGTTGGCACAGATTGCCAATGGATGCGAAGAGTGGGGATTCTTTCAG CTGGTGAACCATGGGATCTCTGAGGAGCTACTTGAACGCGTGAAGAAGGTTTGCTCCGAGTGCTACCAACTGCGAGAGGGAAGGTTCAACGAGTCCACCCCTGTCCGGTCGTTGAACGAGCTGGTGGATCGAGAAAGCCAAGGTGAGGCCGTCAAGAAATTGAAAGACGTCGATTGGGAGGATGTGTTCGTGCTCCAAGACGACAACGCTTGGCCTTCAAATCCCCATGACTTCAA GGAGACGATGGAGGAGTACAGGGAGGAGCTGAGGAAGCTGGCGGAGAAGGTAATGGAGCTGATGGACCAGAACCTGGGCCTCGAGAAAGGCTACATCAAGAAGGCCTTCACGGGAGACGGGCAGCAAGAGGCGTTCTTTGGGACGAAGGTGAGCCACTACCCTCCGTGCCCGCGGCCAGACCTCGTCGACGGCCTCCGCGCGCACACCGACGCCGGCGGCGTCATCCTGCTGTTCCAGGACGACCAGGTGGGCGGGCTGCAGATCCTCAAGGACGGGGAGTGGGTGGAGGTGCAGCCCATGAAGAACTCCATCGTGATCAACACCGGCgaccagatcgaggtggtgagcaACGGGCGGTACAAGAGCACTTGGCACCGCGTGTTGGCCACCCGCGACGGCAACCGCCGCTCCATCGCCTCCTTCTACAACCCCTCGCTCAAGGCCACCATCGCGCCGGCAGCCGCCCCTGCCGCCTCCTCCTATCCCAAATTCATGTTCGGAAACTACATGGATGTGTACGTGAAGCAGAAATTCGAGGCAAAGGAACCCAGATTTGAAGCAGTGGCAGCCATGTGA